A section of the Hemitrygon akajei chromosome 8, sHemAka1.3, whole genome shotgun sequence genome encodes:
- the LOC140732156 gene encoding retinol dehydrogenase 12-like isoform X2, whose product MGENRANEDWRTARLDGKTVIITGANTGIGKESTKELAKRGAHIIMACRDTEKADAAAKEIIEETGNPNVVVKKLNLADIKSIREFAEQINNEQQQVNILINNAGVMMCPYLKTEDGFELQFGVNHLGHFLLTYLLIDLLKRSSPARIINVSSTAHKMGTIQFDDLNSEKSYSSVKAYAQSKLANILFTKELARKLEGVVRTELARHLNPVTRFGLSLLRPFTKSPEHGAKTTNYCAIAPGLEKETGQYFSDCDLAPCSAAACDDETAKKLWEVSCQMLEIDWQ is encoded by the exons ATGGGTGAGAACAG AGCAAATGAAGATTGGAGAACGGCTAGACTTGATGGAAAGACTGTAATAATAACAGGTGCAAACACTGGAATTGGCAAAGAGAGTACAAAAGAGCTGGCAAAGAGAG GAGCCCACATCATAATGGCATGCAGGGACACAGAAAAAGCAGATGCTGCAGCTAAAGAAATAATAGAGGAAACTGGAAATCCTAATGTAGTAGTGAAGAAACTGAATTTAGCTGATATCAAATCTATTCGAGAGTTTGCAGAGCAAATCAATAACG AACAACAGCAGGTTAACATTCTGATCAACAACGCTGGGGTAATGATGTGTCCTTATTTGAAAACGGAAGATGGCTTTGAGTTACAATTTGGAGTCAATCATTTGG GTCACTTTTTGCTAACCTATTTGCTAATTGATTTGTTAAAACGATCTAGTCCTGCTCGAATCATAAATGTCTCTTCAACGGCACATAAAATGGGAACAATTCAGTTTGACGACTTAAATAGCGAGAAGAGCTACAGCTCAGTTAAAGCTTATGCACAGAGCAAACTAGCCAACATTTTATTTACAAAGGAGTTGGCTAGAAAACTTGAAG GCGTGGTCAGAACAGAATTAGCCAGGCATTTGAATCCAGTAACCCGGTTTGGGTTGTCATTGCTGCGACCTTTCACCAAATCTCCAGAACATGGTGCCAAAACTACAAATTATTGTGCTATAgcaccaggactggagaaagaaacagGACAATATTTCAG TGACTGTGATCTTGCACCTTGTTCAGCAGCTGCCTGTGATGATGAAACTGCAAAGAAGTTGTGGGAAGTAAGctgccagatgctggaaattgactGGCAGTGA
- the LOC140732156 gene encoding retinol dehydrogenase 12-like isoform X3 → MACRDTEKADAAAKEIIEETGNPNVVVKKLNLADIKSIREFAEQINNEQQQVNILINNAGVMMCPYLKTEDGFELQFGVNHLGHFLLTYLLIDLLKRSSPARIINVSSTAHKMGTIQFDDLNSEKSYSSVKAYAQSKLANILFTKELARKLEGTNVSVFALHPGVVRTELARHLNPVTRFGLSLLRPFTKSPEHGAKTTNYCAIAPGLEKETGQYFSDCDLAPCSAAACDDETAKKLWEVSCQMLEIDWQ, encoded by the exons ATGGCATGCAGGGACACAGAAAAAGCAGATGCTGCAGCTAAAGAAATAATAGAGGAAACTGGAAATCCTAATGTAGTAGTGAAGAAACTGAATTTAGCTGATATCAAATCTATTCGAGAGTTTGCAGAGCAAATCAATAACG AACAACAGCAGGTTAACATTCTGATCAACAACGCTGGGGTAATGATGTGTCCTTATTTGAAAACGGAAGATGGCTTTGAGTTACAATTTGGAGTCAATCATTTGG GTCACTTTTTGCTAACCTATTTGCTAATTGATTTGTTAAAACGATCTAGTCCTGCTCGAATCATAAATGTCTCTTCAACGGCACATAAAATGGGAACAATTCAGTTTGACGACTTAAATAGCGAGAAGAGCTACAGCTCAGTTAAAGCTTATGCACAGAGCAAACTAGCCAACATTTTATTTACAAAGGAGTTGGCTAGAAAACTTGAAG GAACAAATGTGTCAGTCTTTGCTTTGCATCCAGGCGTGGTCAGAACAGAATTAGCCAGGCATTTGAATCCAGTAACCCGGTTTGGGTTGTCATTGCTGCGACCTTTCACCAAATCTCCAGAACATGGTGCCAAAACTACAAATTATTGTGCTATAgcaccaggactggagaaagaaacagGACAATATTTCAG TGACTGTGATCTTGCACCTTGTTCAGCAGCTGCCTGTGATGATGAAACTGCAAAGAAGTTGTGGGAAGTAAGctgccagatgctggaaattgactGGCAGTGA
- the LOC140732156 gene encoding retinol dehydrogenase 12-like isoform X1: MGENRANEDWRTARLDGKTVIITGANTGIGKESTKELAKRGAHIIMACRDTEKADAAAKEIIEETGNPNVVVKKLNLADIKSIREFAEQINNEQQQVNILINNAGVMMCPYLKTEDGFELQFGVNHLGHFLLTYLLIDLLKRSSPARIINVSSTAHKMGTIQFDDLNSEKSYSSVKAYAQSKLANILFTKELARKLEGTNVSVFALHPGVVRTELARHLNPVTRFGLSLLRPFTKSPEHGAKTTNYCAIAPGLEKETGQYFSDCDLAPCSAAACDDETAKKLWEVSCQMLEIDWQ, encoded by the exons ATGGGTGAGAACAG AGCAAATGAAGATTGGAGAACGGCTAGACTTGATGGAAAGACTGTAATAATAACAGGTGCAAACACTGGAATTGGCAAAGAGAGTACAAAAGAGCTGGCAAAGAGAG GAGCCCACATCATAATGGCATGCAGGGACACAGAAAAAGCAGATGCTGCAGCTAAAGAAATAATAGAGGAAACTGGAAATCCTAATGTAGTAGTGAAGAAACTGAATTTAGCTGATATCAAATCTATTCGAGAGTTTGCAGAGCAAATCAATAACG AACAACAGCAGGTTAACATTCTGATCAACAACGCTGGGGTAATGATGTGTCCTTATTTGAAAACGGAAGATGGCTTTGAGTTACAATTTGGAGTCAATCATTTGG GTCACTTTTTGCTAACCTATTTGCTAATTGATTTGTTAAAACGATCTAGTCCTGCTCGAATCATAAATGTCTCTTCAACGGCACATAAAATGGGAACAATTCAGTTTGACGACTTAAATAGCGAGAAGAGCTACAGCTCAGTTAAAGCTTATGCACAGAGCAAACTAGCCAACATTTTATTTACAAAGGAGTTGGCTAGAAAACTTGAAG GAACAAATGTGTCAGTCTTTGCTTTGCATCCAGGCGTGGTCAGAACAGAATTAGCCAGGCATTTGAATCCAGTAACCCGGTTTGGGTTGTCATTGCTGCGACCTTTCACCAAATCTCCAGAACATGGTGCCAAAACTACAAATTATTGTGCTATAgcaccaggactggagaaagaaacagGACAATATTTCAG TGACTGTGATCTTGCACCTTGTTCAGCAGCTGCCTGTGATGATGAAACTGCAAAGAAGTTGTGGGAAGTAAGctgccagatgctggaaattgactGGCAGTGA